The following DNA comes from Hordeum vulgare subsp. vulgare chromosome 3H, MorexV3_pseudomolecules_assembly, whole genome shotgun sequence.
tcttttacaactacaattgttacttaactggaattagtttgcctcgggattgcttcctcgcagggagtcgagggaggatccttaggcgtgacctcactttaatattgctgcaacaatatgactatttatgttttatccgtgttctactctcgtctattgctgcaagaccctgaagatgctagtcttcgataggactaggccttctccctctattctcgctttgctgcagtcagtccacatataacccccttctttgatactgatgcattttTAGAATAgtcctgatgtaagacttgcgagtactttggatgagtactcaccgctgctttgctcccccttgttcccttgatccgttgctgcgaccagatgatgaagtccaggagatggaggtccccgccaccgacgactgctaccccgacggtgcctactactacgtggaggccgctgatgatcaggagtagttaggaggttcccaggcaggaggcctcgcctcgttcgatcgttgtatcttttgtgctagccttctctaaggcaccccatgttttatgtctgtactcagatatttgttgctttcgctgactcgtgtgtttatcgagctttcgtattctagccctcgaggcccctggcttgtaatatgaagctgatgttattttatttgtgtctagagttgtgttgtgatatcttcccgtgagtccttgggtttggtcgtacgcatttgcgtgtatgtttagcgtacgattaaatcgagggcgtcacagttttttatcttgcttagcatttgTTCAAGACTAAACGTTAATTattttggtgcacataggtgagcctagttatttgaggttttgtgcttgacatattaaacgttagttttattctgcatttgttcaagactaaaccttaattattttaaagtgcctattcaccccccctctaggtgacatccacgtccgttcaccccctcccccctccccgtcagaatagagacttgtgtcagcgtaaaaagtgtttcgggtctGCCTCCGGAGTTTTTAGGTAATTTGAAAATTTACaagccagagaacggagtcgggagggccttgaggagcccacaagccaacagggtgcccccACGCCACGCCGGGTTGGCTTTGTGTGGCCCTTGtgtggcctccagccttcttccgatgctcgtttgtcttcttttggtccagaaaaaatcttcaaaaagtttcaggtcaattggacttcgtttggtatggtaaacctaaaaagtaaaaaacttgcagaaaacaacaactagcactgggcactgggtcaataggttggtgcttaaaaataacataaattgataaataaatacctaaaatatattctaaaataataatatattagcatggaacaataaaaaattatagatagattggagacgtattagtctcCTCCGTCGAACCAAGGGTGTTGCATGGCGCCGCTCTGGCGGGCCGCGTAGTGCCTAGCCCATCTATTCAAAGCGATCTAGGAACTCAAAATCTTAACCGTCCACATTCCCTACTCCCATCTGTCGTCGCCACCATTTTCCACTCATCGTCCGCCACTAGTATTAGTCATGCCCCCGCACCACCACGCATATCTAACGCCAGAGCGCTCGCTGGAGCTCCTTGAGAAGATCCGGGCAAGGCGCAAAGCCTGGATCACTGTGAGGGTACCGTCGAAAGCGGTGGATCCGAAGAAGAACTTGAAGGAGGACGACGAggttgaggaagaggaggagggcgaTGAGTCGGAGGAGGATGTGGGTGACCCTGGGGTCGCATATTTGCACACAAAGCAGCAGGCCATCATCGATTCCTTTCACTCAAAGTCGGATGCGGAGGCCAAACGTCGTCGTCGACACGAGATGGAGGCGGAGCTAGCACGTCACGAAAGTCGATGAGATGCTCACGAAcatggatgagaaggaggagcagtCGCAACATCCCTCCGCACCCGTCCACCCAGTGCCCGACACGACGTCGTGGACATCTCCGTCGTAGTTAGCGTGTCGTACTACGCAGATTTATTTTACATGATTTAGTATGgatttaagagataaaatatgAGAAACTAACACACAGAAGTAAATTTAGGATGTTCATAACGCACTCACGTGTGGTGGGAGCATCATTCATCCACACGCATATAACACGAAGATTGTGTCGATGTTCATAACGCACTCACGTGTGGTGGGAGCATCATTCATCCACACGCATATAACACAAAGATTGTGTCACGTCacagcatgcatgcatgtgataATCTTTTTAGATTTCcagttttttaaaatattttatctcttaaatgaAAAATCATATTGAAGATCCGTTTTCAACATTAAATCCATTGcggcgagatcttcaaaactacatCTCATATTAACATGTTTCAACAACAGTTTTAGGATTAAAATTTGCCATGTCTATTGCAcatgaattgccatggtgtttacaGTGAAGTTGCCACGATATGTTTCAACTATTTTTCTTCTACCTATAAAAGTAAATTTTGACATATTATAAAACGTGGAATTTAGAAAACTAGACTTGCcatgaaccataaactaaaattgtCATGGTGAATTAAATTTTTTAACACAGTAAACACGCAAGCGCCCATACATACGCGCATACACTCACATGATAAATTACTTAAATTTATCATGATACATGCACTTCAATTTGCCATGGTTCATacaaaaataattttcatggTCAAAGTACTGAAATTGTCATGGTCAAAATACTGAAATTGGCATGATCTATAAACTAAATTTGCCACGATAGATTATTAAAAATTATCATGATCCATGCATTAAATTTAtcgtggttaattactaaaaattgccgtggtcaattaataaaaatttccataaaAAGTAGTTGAAAATGTATCGATATCTTTAAAATctaaaagaaaaaatagatagaacatGTGATGCCAACTTTAGTATAAATACGACAACTACAGTTTAAACATCATGCCAACTTTTGGTCAATTTTTTCATCGAAATAGATCAACAGGAAATCTAGTTTTTTAATTGGGAAAACGAATTTTTAATTACGAGATAGAATATTTTTAAGCCGAAAACGAAAATAAAATCATTGATATCATCTGTTTTAACGTAGCAAAATGTATGATAATGAAGGCATTTGTGTCATGCTTCGTACCACACGTATGAGGGTTAGCAACTTAGCATTAATATAAATTTTGAGACGTGATGGATCATTGTCCGTGGACACGCCCGTCACGTCCGCTTCGGCGGGTCTGGATTTGCAAAGTTGGGTTGTACACGCTCTGAATCGCAAGCCGCGCGCCTGTGTTTTTGCTCCCgccaagaaggaagaagaagagaaaggcacACGAAAAATGCGTACGAATTCCGATGCCCCGGCCGCGTGAAAATGAGGAACCGATCGATTGCTGCAGGCACGCATGGCCCCCGAGCAATCAGTAGGCGTTCGTGGCTCTGATCATCGGTGTCAGGCACCACATCAGCTAGTaatcaccactaccactaccagtacTCCGTCTGTGTATTACCGAGGCGCGGTAAAGAGCTGCTACTACTAGAGGAGGACAGGTCCGTGAAAAGGAGAAAACAAAGGGCCCTCAGCTCGATCGACGcgcggcccggcccggcccggcgcGCATCTCGACGCCCGTCCGGTTGCCTCCTTCACCGTCCGTGAGTCAAACGCAGCCTCCGTCTCTCGCCTCCGGTAAACCGCCGGCTCCGCTCGCCCGCCGTGCAGTCTCGCTATCCGCGCCCGGCCACCTCGTAGTCGGTGGCCCTGCCCTCTCCTGCCCGGCTGCCCCCCTCATAAACTACGGCCAAGATCAGCCACTGCCACTGTCCCACTGTCCCACTGACACCGTTGCCTGCAGCCTCTTGCTGACTCGTGGCGCCGTGGATTAGTGGGGCCTGGTGCTTAATGGCTCCGGCTAGGATGATGCGCTCCGGCTACGTAACACGGGTGGTCATGGGGTTTGTTTAAGGATGGCCGATGGACCCTCTCACGTGGCTCGGATTAGTATACAAAACTTGTCCGCTTCTCCCCCGTGGAAGTGGAACGCAAGCAGCGAGGCTCGGGAGCCGGAGGACAGGACAGGGATCGCATGCAGCCTTCCCACGCACGCAAATGCTTCCAAATACTCCTTccttccgtacctaaatataagtcttttaagatattttactaaATATTTACatgtaaaacaaaataaataaatctatattttaaaatatgtccatATACATTCATACGTAGTCCATTAGTTAAacctctaaaaaaacttatatttaggaacggagggagtatttattacTACTTGCAATTTGCCAAAATGGAAGGCAATCTTTACTACTACTAGTAGCATCATCAACGGCAACGGTAGCATGTAGTTAGTCATAAGTACTCCCATCATGGTACACACCCGTGCTCCAAGGCCGGCTTCACGCGCACATGCCACAGCTTATTAATCCCTTGTCGGGGGACACCAACAGACACGAAGTGACGCTAATAATCTAATAATCAACGCATAATTCGCTTTGTTTAGGACGTACGTACGTACACTGTACACCCCTACACTACGCTTTGCACGACATGTTTCGACCGGCTGACACTCGGGGCCCACCGTGCTTGGCCGGTGTCGCCGTGCCCCATACGTGCGGTGCCGGGCCTCGTTAGTTAAACCCGTGCGCTTATGCAGCGCCAAAGCAGCTGCCATTTCGCCACGCTCCAGAAGCCAGTCCCCTTCCCACATTAACGTTAACACCCACCCCCAAACCCCAAAGTCACCTCCGAACCGCAAATCCCCACCGCATTAGTCAACAGTGCCACTAATCTAGTCTCCGGTACCGCCAACAGGACAATCCTCCACACAAGGTGGAAACAATACCATACCCCTCCTCTCGCCATTGTTGACCCTGAGGAAGAGAGGAACAAACAACCAgagtcaccgtcaccgtcaccttaACCTCACtctcactgctgctgctgctgcaccaaACCGCTGTGGCGCTTCTGCTGCGCTGCTAGGCCAGAGGCCAGAGGCCAAAGCTTACAGCTACTCCATGGTCCAGCGGGGCTTGAATGCATGATCACTGCGTCGCTGCGGCCTCCTTTTGCACCTTCCCTAGTGTCGCACTCGCCACCTTTAAGCGCTAGCTGCCGCCGCCGCTGCGCTCACGCTCACCACGTCCACGTACCGCCTGCTGCTTGTTTATAGCGTCCCCTCCCCGGATACGAGATTGCAGCACCATATCATATCCAGAGCACGGGGCCAGAGCCCGGTGCTAGCTTGAGGGTATATagatggcggtggtggtggcgggcggtggcggtggcggtggcgctgGCGGGGAGCGAGGGGAGCAGCAGCCGAGGCCGCCGCATTGGCGGGAGCAGCTGGGGCAGCGGAGCCCCGACATggcggccgtgcccaggccgccgcgccCGAGGCCGGGCCCGGCGAGGGTCGCCGTCGTGTACTACCTGTCCAGGAACGGGCAGCTCGAGCACCCCCACTTCATGGAGGTCGCCCTCTCGTCCCCCGACGGCCTCTACCTCCGAGGTACGCCGGCCGCGTACGTACTACAGGCCGCTCATGGCGCCTGAACTTTCTTGTTTCCTTCTTCACTGAGCGGtcatgtgtgattgcactcttgcttGTTGTCTGCAGATGTGATCGGCCGGCTCGACGCGCTGCGAGGCAAGGGGATGGCGCGCATCTACTCCTGGGCGTCCAAGAGGTTTTTTTTGCCGCTCTTCAAGTTTCTGTTCATCGACAAAGATGCGATTTTTTTTTGGCTTCGGGTTTGAGATGTCGTTGTGTTGCGCAGGAGCTACCGGAACGGGTTCGTGTGGCACGACCTGGCGGACGAGGACTACGTGCACCCGGTGGGCGGCCGGGAGTACGTGCTCAAGGGCACCGAGCGGCTGCACCCGCCAGCGATCCAGCTCCCGCTGCCGGACGCGGCCGCGGCGTCGTCCTGCTCCTCCGGCTCGCAGGACACGACCACGTCCTCCTCGTCAGGCTGGGAGCACGGCCAGAGGAAGGGCGAAACCGGGGCGCGCGGCGCAGCGGAGTATAGGGTGTACAAGGCCGAGGACCGCGCCGGGGCGGCCGCGGACGCGGCGACGCAGACCGAGGACGGGCGCCGTGGGCGGAGCCGCGGCCACCAGAGGCGCGCCGCCCAGGAGGAGCTGAGCCGCGAGGAGACGTCGCCGCCGACGGCGTCCACGAGCCCCGAGACGCTGGAGGCGCTGATCAAGGCGGACGGCCGCGTCCTGGCGACCGTCCCCGGCGGCGGGAGCAGGGCCAGGGCGTCGTCCGTGCTCATGCAGCTCATCTCCTGCGGGTCCGTGTCGGTGAAGGGCGGGCTCGCCACGCCGGTGATGCCGCGCGGGGTGCACTACCGCCCACGCCCGCCGCGCCCACCAGCGCACGCCGCCGCCGCGGTAACCGGGACGCCCGCCTACCGGCAAAAGGCGGTCGAGGACAAGGAGTACTTCAGCGGGAGCCTGGTGGAGACGCAGCGCTCGGGCGCCGACGCGTGCCAGGACGTGGCGGTCGTCCTCCGGCGGTCGTCTTCCTACAACGCCGACAGGTACGTAACAACACTCCTCACCGACCATCAATGCCGATAAGCAAGCACCCACCAAGTTAAACCAGTACCGCCACCACTATTCAGCTCCAGCTAGctaccaccagcagcagcagcgtgTCATTCCAAGCTTTTCGGCCGCCGTTAATGGCGGCACGTACGTACGGGCCGGCGATGAAGCAACCAGCGGCGGCACTGTTTCATTGATTTGTCCCGCCGTAGCGGCAGCTAGCGTAAAAGCTTACACTGCGAAAATTCCaccgggggtggtggtggtggtacttGATGGGTGGTTACAAGTTCATAAATAGGAATAGGTCTCACGGAGCTATCGCGCGCAAGCAGAACGGATGCTATCGATCCAGAATGTCAGGGACGCGCCTTGAATTCCCGGCTGGCACGGGCCCGTGCTGAGAGCACCAAATCTTGGCAGCGTTCTCGGCGTGCCACGCGACACCAGCGATTCCTCAACTTAATTACGCTTTGGATTTACTTACACTTGGGTCGGCGACATGAGCCCGTGACTCCGGTACTCGGATGTAACTACTACAACTGCATTATAATCTACTCCTGCTTTAagcaggagtagtagtagtacaaatgtgagctttgtaaTGGATGTGGTTTGGGTAAGCGGCTCTGTCAGGGCATTGAACTCGTCCGGGTCAAGCGGCACTACAGGCGGACGAAGAGAAGGATCTTTGTGTCGAGTACTCCGCCGCGTATGTATTTGCGGTGCACGAGGATCGTGATCGTGATGATGAGGGGCGTCGATGCGGAATGATGATAACTGCTCACGACTTActgtactgctactgctactgctactattatTCTGATGAAACATGTGATGGTGGATTGCAGCGGCAGGGCGGCCAaggcggaggaggcggtggacCTGCATGACCGGTGCATCCCGCGGAAGCCCAAGAGCAAGAAGGACGGCTACCAGTACCAGGCCATCTCCTGCGCCGCGCACGCCACCGGCAAGAGGATCGGGGGTTGAGGACGAGCCCGGTTTGACCGTGCGTGGGCGTCATCggttcatcgtcatcatctgcATATGCAAGACCGCAGCCAgccattgatatatatatatatatatatataccctcTGTTGTTGGTATCTGCTGGCCTCGTTTGTCTCGGGTTGAGGCTTGAGAGCGAGTATGATTCGGTCGGCTGATTGGTTCTCTTCAGCTGACTATATATTTGGGTGTAATATGAAACCATGTTTGCGATGAACAGTACATATCGAAAGTACCAGGGGCGGAGCTGGAGCTAAGATTACCCTGATGCACCACTATAATATGGCATGAATTTTTCAAGCTGAGATGTACTAAATAAATTGTGTTTCTCTACTGCTAGGGTATTTGAGCTGAGAAAATATAAGATTACGTGTAAGTAAGAAAAAATATGAGTAGAATGCTTACTATAAAATATGAATATTTGAAAATGTGTCTTGCAATTTTCAAAAATTTAATGTTAATTTCATTTTGAGGAAACTCTTATCCGCAGTGTACCTACCTTTTTTTTTAGATAGGCAATGTACCTGCATTTTGACAAATAGAAATCGGACGTGCGATATGGATAAATCTCTAAGTAGGAAATGCCTACGCAAATAAGGATTTTATTTTCCTGCAGGAATACTCAAATAAGAGTTAAAAACCCTAGCCATTGGTCCACTTATTGGCTAAAACAAGTCAGATCTTTCTGTCCACCGAACTCATATGACCTCGAGCTCAGTTGATCCACGTCCGAATACATATGGCATTCTAGACGAAAGTAGCATGCTGCCCGTAGCCAGACATGGGCACATGGCTCAGATAGCCCAGATAGCTCAGCTCCTCTTTCCAACATTACTCTCATCATCGACCCAGCAAACTACCATTGGACTACGACAAATTATGAAATCaaagggtacccttcaaaggtcaaATCCACCTTCTtttatggcgataagtggcacaCTAGCCTCTGAGTTTTGTGCTTTTGTTATCTTTTTAAACGTTCTACCCTTTTATTAAACAACCAAATCATGAATCATTTTCATTGTTACGTTTCTTCCGTCAAGATTTTCGAAACTGTATCCATGTTAAAAGTTGTGGATGGACTTTCTTCTAAAAAGTTATTAAAAAAAAgacaaaaatattcaaaaaaacgaAAACCCCAAATGAAAGAAAATGGAATAAATCAAAAACTAGAAGCACATATGTGCTTTTATTTTCTAGGAAGAACACCCGGGTTCACGCAGAAGCAGAACtgtgcttttttttcttttcgaaaAACACGGTTCTACTTCTCGTGGAAGACaactatattttttatttttcgacAAAGTT
Coding sequences within:
- the LOC123444942 gene encoding protein SOSEKI 5-like, yielding MAVVVAGGGGGGGAGGERGEQQPRPPHWREQLGQRSPDMAAVPRPPRPRPGPARVAVVYYLSRNGQLEHPHFMEVALSSPDGLYLRDVIGRLDALRGKGMARIYSWASKRSYRNGFVWHDLADEDYVHPVGGREYVLKGTERLHPPAIQLPLPDAAAASSCSSGSQDTTTSSSSGWEHGQRKGETGARGAAEYRVYKAEDRAGAAADAATQTEDGRRGRSRGHQRRAAQEELSREETSPPTASTSPETLEALIKADGRVLATVPGGGSRARASSVLMQLISCGSVSVKGGLATPVMPRGVHYRPRPPRPPAHAAAAVTGTPAYRQKAVEDKEYFSGSLVETQRSGADACQDVAVVLRRSSSYNADSGRAAKAEEAVDLHDRCIPRKPKSKKDGYQYQAISCAAHATGKRIGG